From Rhodothermaceae bacterium, one genomic window encodes:
- a CDS encoding carboxypeptidase-like regulatory domain-containing protein, with amino-acid sequence MNVQEMRCRKNFVHGIRAIIFRGLIYLLLLVPCTHVLGQNIVLTGTVTDTTSQRALPDAHVFIASSLIGTATDSKGKFILKDVPAGAHRIVVTMLGYEPASVDTLLRAGKEYEFDLTLNPTTVELEEVVVNARLARRWQRRLSKFIRLFLGETNNSALTTIVNPEVLSFTSRLGKLSATASEPLIIENRALGYRLQYYLKEFFYYGSTIKYDGEPSFTELVPTDSIEWQHWLMNREAAFNGSQRHFLLSLMAGQTNEEGFEIHRRSSLESNRARFTVEPDQLLEPGPTPLEQLLTFHGLLEITYVNESEDDSFQEWQRQPTWTRPAPQRSFMELNSGPTLIDETGEVIDPYGVVVYGYYAFERIADKVPKEYRPPDWESR; translated from the coding sequence ATGAACGTACAGGAGATGCGATGCCGAAAGAATTTCGTCCATGGAATCAGGGCGATAATTTTTAGAGGGCTGATTTATTTGCTACTGCTCGTACCGTGCACCCACGTACTTGGGCAGAATATCGTGCTAACTGGCACGGTCACGGATACAACCTCCCAACGAGCATTACCGGATGCCCACGTATTCATTGCCTCGTCACTGATAGGAACCGCGACTGATAGCAAAGGCAAATTCATTCTCAAAGACGTCCCTGCGGGTGCCCATCGTATTGTCGTTACCATGCTTGGCTACGAACCGGCCAGTGTAGATACTCTTTTGAGGGCTGGCAAAGAATACGAGTTTGATCTCACCCTGAATCCTACAACTGTCGAATTGGAAGAGGTGGTGGTGAATGCTCGATTGGCTCGCAGATGGCAGCGACGGCTCAGTAAATTTATACGCCTCTTTTTGGGAGAAACCAATAACAGTGCTCTAACCACAATTGTAAACCCCGAGGTGCTCAGTTTTACAAGCCGCCTCGGAAAATTATCGGCTACTGCGAGTGAGCCCCTGATTATAGAAAATCGTGCTCTCGGTTACCGACTCCAGTATTACCTGAAAGAGTTCTTCTATTACGGCAGTACAATCAAGTACGATGGCGAGCCATCTTTCACAGAGCTAGTCCCGACGGACAGTATCGAGTGGCAGCATTGGCTCATGAACAGGGAGGCTGCTTTCAACGGATCCCAGAGACATTTTCTGCTCTCGCTTATGGCTGGACAGACGAATGAAGAAGGGTTTGAGATACATCGACGATCTTCCCTTGAGTCAAACAGAGCCCGGTTTACGGTGGAGCCAGATCAATTGCTGGAGCCTGGTCCTACTCCGCTTGAGCAACTACTGACTTTTCACGGTCTATTGGAAATCACGTACGTCAACGAATCAGAAGACGACAGTTTCCAGGAGTGGCAACGCCAGCCAACCTGGACACGCCCCGCCCCTCAGCGCTCCTTTATGGAACTAAATTCCGGCCCCACACTGATTGATGAAACCGGTGAAGTCATTGACCCTTATGGTGTCGTGGTGTACGGCTATTATGCATTTGAGCGTATTGCCGACAAGGTCCCTAAAGAGTACCGTCCCCCTGATTGGGAGAGCAGATAA
- a CDS encoding Gfo/Idh/MocA family oxidoreductase, with protein sequence MGLLSVLFAVVLQVSPLSTGASNTDTSAPVRIGVVGLVHGHVGWILGREARGDVEIVGIAESDHELVERHAAWFGFDTELVYESVEEMLDATQPEAITVFTNIFDHLAVTKAAASRGVHVMVEKPLAISLDHAQRMKAVADSAGIHLLTNYETTWYPSVHYAKESLASLGDLRKMVVRDGHPGPIEIGVGEEFSSWLLTEEKNGGGAITDFGCYGANLITWFAGGQRPISVTAITQIFKPDPPYGQVDDEATIIVTYPSAQGIIQASWNWPFHRKDMDVYGTDGYIYAKNSTDGTIGLPGADLEHFKLPPNRESPRDDPFAFLAAVVRGDIDPEGSLSSLSVNMVATEILDAAIRSAKSGNTVLLPH encoded by the coding sequence ATGGGACTTTTATCTGTACTTTTTGCAGTCGTATTGCAGGTTTCCCCTTTGTCTACCGGTGCCTCTAATACGGATACATCAGCGCCCGTACGCATTGGAGTGGTTGGACTCGTTCATGGACATGTGGGCTGGATACTTGGGCGTGAAGCACGGGGTGATGTAGAAATTGTTGGGATTGCAGAATCAGATCATGAGTTGGTTGAGCGTCATGCTGCTTGGTTTGGCTTTGATACGGAGTTGGTCTACGAATCCGTTGAAGAAATGCTTGATGCGACACAGCCAGAGGCAATCACGGTCTTTACAAATATTTTTGATCATTTGGCTGTGACCAAGGCTGCTGCGTCACGCGGAGTGCATGTGATGGTTGAAAAACCACTGGCAATCTCACTGGATCATGCACAGCGAATGAAGGCGGTCGCAGATTCAGCGGGCATACACTTACTGACTAATTACGAAACGACTTGGTACCCAAGCGTTCACTATGCCAAAGAATCTCTCGCCTCGCTCGGAGATTTACGTAAGATGGTTGTGCGGGATGGACACCCCGGTCCCATCGAAATCGGTGTGGGGGAGGAATTTTCTTCCTGGCTTTTGACGGAAGAAAAAAATGGGGGAGGCGCAATTACAGATTTTGGTTGCTATGGTGCAAACCTGATTACCTGGTTTGCAGGGGGGCAAAGGCCAATAAGTGTAACGGCAATCACGCAAATCTTCAAACCAGATCCGCCTTATGGCCAAGTTGATGACGAAGCAACGATTATTGTGACCTATCCGTCTGCGCAGGGAATTATTCAGGCATCCTGGAACTGGCCGTTCCATCGAAAAGACATGGATGTCTATGGTACGGACGGATACATCTATGCAAAGAATTCAACGGATGGAACGATTGGTCTCCCCGGTGCAGATCTCGAACATTTTAAGTTGCCACCGAACAGGGAAAGCCCCCGTGACGATCCATTCGCATTTCTTGCAGCGGTTGTGCGAGGTGATATTGATCCAGAGGGAAGTTTATCCTCGTTATCCGTCAATATGGTCGCGACGGAAATCTTGGATGCCGCAATTCGATCCGCCAAGTCAGGAAATACAGTCTTGTTGCCTCATTAA
- a CDS encoding TIM barrel protein, translated as MTRREFLPSASLMAAAAAGLGCTSIIGNSNSFSMHYAPHFGMFKHSAGDDLVDQLNFAADQGFTAWEDNGMKGRSTDTQDRIASAMAQRDMRMGVFVAHTIFWREPNLASGNADHREQFLKEIQESVEVAKRVNATWMTVVPGFVDLRLDMGYQTAHVIESLRRACDILEPHGLVMVLEPLNPHNHPGLFLTKIPQAYEICRAVDSPACKILNDLYHQQITEGNLIPNIDAAWDEIGYFQIGDNPGRKEPTTGEINYQNVFTHIREKGFEGVLGMEHGNMHPGQEGEMALIQAYRKVDGSGGE; from the coding sequence ATGACACGCCGGGAATTTTTACCCTCCGCCTCTCTTATGGCTGCCGCCGCGGCTGGCTTAGGCTGTACCTCCATAATTGGGAATTCCAATAGTTTCTCAATGCACTATGCCCCACACTTTGGCATGTTCAAGCACAGCGCGGGCGATGATCTTGTGGATCAGCTTAATTTTGCGGCGGATCAGGGATTTACCGCTTGGGAAGACAATGGCATGAAGGGGCGCAGTACGGATACGCAGGATCGTATTGCAAGTGCAATGGCTCAGCGCGATATGCGGATGGGGGTCTTTGTGGCGCACACGATTTTCTGGCGTGAGCCCAACCTTGCCAGTGGCAATGCAGATCACAGAGAGCAGTTTTTGAAGGAAATTCAGGAGTCTGTCGAGGTTGCGAAACGTGTCAATGCCACGTGGATGACGGTCGTACCTGGATTTGTTGATCTTAGACTAGATATGGGGTATCAAACCGCGCATGTAATTGAGAGCTTGCGCCGGGCCTGTGATATTCTGGAGCCGCATGGTCTTGTGATGGTTCTCGAACCACTCAACCCACATAATCATCCTGGACTCTTTTTAACAAAGATTCCGCAGGCATATGAGATATGCCGTGCGGTGGATAGTCCCGCGTGTAAAATCCTGAATGACTTATACCACCAGCAAATCACAGAGGGAAACCTGATCCCCAACATTGACGCTGCCTGGGATGAGATTGGCTATTTTCAAATCGGGGATAATCCTGGGCGCAAAGAACCGACAACTGGTGAGATCAATTATCAGAACGTCTTCACCCATATTCGTGAAAAGGGATTTGAAGGGGTTTTGGGGATGGAGCATGGGAACATGCATCCTGGGCAAGAAGGTGAGATGGCACTTATCCAAGCGTATCGGAAAGTAGACGGGAGTGGCGGCGAGTGA